The Clostridium bornimense genome includes a region encoding these proteins:
- a CDS encoding FecCD family ABC transporter permease, translated as MKQSNKLTIIFVICSFVLLVGGLVLAVRLGSVHITFKDIWNSIFNYNETLELMLVRDVRIPRALSVLITGGILGVTGAMLQGITRNPIAEPSILGISQGATLVIAIFYAAGIGITTRNVMIASFIGAFITGIIVLSFISKKANNNSITKILLAGTAISTFFISLTTVIGLLSNQSQMIGFWVSGGFRNATWSDFKLVFIIGILGLIIAILLSPKINILNLGDDVAIGLGENPERIRFITLMTMIPMCAAAVAVGKNIAFVGLIIPQIVRKTLGEDYRRNIPCSFLLGSVLLTYADIAARMLFDPYETPIGIFTVLIGIPFFISVARKERG; from the coding sequence ATGAAACAAAGTAATAAACTTACAATAATATTTGTCATTTGTAGTTTTGTACTTTTAGTAGGAGGACTGGTTCTAGCTGTAAGGCTAGGATCCGTCCATATTACTTTTAAGGACATTTGGAATAGTATTTTTAATTATAATGAAACTTTAGAACTTATGCTAGTAAGAGATGTACGTATTCCAAGAGCACTTTCTGTACTTATTACAGGAGGAATATTAGGTGTAACTGGTGCGATGCTTCAAGGTATAACAAGAAATCCAATAGCTGAGCCGTCAATACTGGGTATAAGCCAAGGAGCAACTTTAGTAATAGCTATTTTTTATGCAGCGGGAATTGGAATAACAACTAGAAATGTTATGATAGCTTCTTTTATAGGAGCATTTATTACTGGAATAATAGTTTTAAGTTTTATATCTAAAAAAGCAAATAACAACTCTATTACCAAAATTCTTTTAGCGGGAACAGCAATTAGCACATTTTTTATTTCGTTAACAACAGTAATAGGTCTTTTATCAAATCAATCACAAATGATAGGTTTTTGGGTATCTGGGGGATTTAGAAATGCTACATGGTCAGATTTTAAATTAGTATTTATCATAGGAATTTTAGGGCTTATTATAGCTATTCTATTATCACCTAAGATAAATATATTAAACTTAGGAGACGATGTTGCCATTGGTCTTGGAGAAAATCCAGAGAGAATAAGGTTTATCACTTTAATGACCATGATCCCAATGTGTGCAGCAGCAGTAGCAGTTGGTAAAAATATAGCTTTTGTAGGTCTTATAATACCTCAAATCGTTAGAAAAACATTAGGTGAAGATTATAGAAGAAATATTCCATGTTCTTTTTTACTAGGTTCAGTACTTTTAACATATGCAGATATTGCTGCAAGAATGTTATTTGATCCATATGAGACACCTATTGGAATATTTACAGTTCTTATAGGGATACCGTTTTTCATTTCAGTAGCTAGAAAGGAGAGAGGATAA
- a CDS encoding helix-turn-helix domain-containing protein — protein sequence MNSKNPKDFQSKVLKEMTFTPFTMDNYTIYKNAHRPELGYFIKYAREGYYEFGIGDYTIPNNFTLSFDHNEELMRFGTVYTGETKFKIENNPISSFTPSSFFVVEKMLRGKQTWKKGQHFHGAEITIHKKYFKEIIEPNFPNTINFSDFISNYTYRYLPLEIASIIQTLRSLAESDKLTAIYLESKILEAIALINNEIFSSPENAFTNQLDYGDIKIGKDRYITLTASDVNAIQKAYDILTKEACNPPTIKSLSKMVFLNEQKLKAGFLARYHMTISEYTCSIRMTIAENLLFTTELTVDEISKKVGYSYSGNFVKMFKQIHGKTPLAFRKMRKY from the coding sequence ATGAATTCTAAAAATCCAAAGGATTTTCAAAGTAAAGTTTTAAAAGAAATGACCTTTACTCCATTTACTATGGATAATTACACTATTTATAAGAATGCACATAGACCAGAACTTGGTTACTTTATTAAATATGCTAGAGAAGGATATTATGAATTTGGAATTGGAGATTATACTATTCCTAACAATTTTACTCTTTCTTTTGATCATAACGAAGAGTTGATGAGATTTGGCACTGTATATACTGGAGAAACTAAATTTAAAATCGAAAATAACCCTATTTCCTCTTTTACTCCCTCTTCATTTTTCGTAGTAGAAAAAATGCTACGTGGAAAACAAACTTGGAAAAAAGGTCAACACTTTCATGGAGCAGAGATAACAATTCATAAGAAGTATTTTAAGGAAATAATAGAACCCAACTTTCCTAACACAATTAATTTTAGTGATTTTATAAGTAATTATACATATCGCTATCTTCCATTAGAAATTGCTTCAATAATTCAAACTCTACGAAGTCTAGCTGAAAGTGATAAACTAACTGCCATATATTTAGAAAGTAAGATTTTAGAGGCTATCGCTTTAATTAATAATGAGATTTTTTCATCACCAGAAAATGCTTTTACTAATCAACTTGATTATGGCGATATTAAGATTGGTAAAGATAGATATATAACTTTAACAGCCTCTGATGTTAATGCAATACAAAAAGCTTATGATATTTTAACAAAAGAAGCCTGCAATCCTCCAACAATAAAAAGTTTAAGCAAAATGGTATTCTTAAATGAACAGAAACTAAAAGCAGGATTTTTAGCAAGATATCACATGACAATTAGTGAATATACCTGCTCAATAAGAATGACTATAGCTGAAAATCTACTTTTTACCACTGAATTAACTGTTGATGAAATATCAAAAAAAGTTGGATATAGCTATAGTGGAAATTTTGTAAAAATGTTTAAACAAATTCATGGAAAAACGCCGTTGGCCTTCAGAAAAATGAGAAAATATTAA
- a CDS encoding ABC transporter substrate-binding protein gives MKLNKLIKGKLSLLLATGVLMISMVGCTTTKESTLDKLVITHVTSPLNVPSIIQKNKNIFADEFSGNGKDIAIEYAEITSGADQTQALASGDVDILYAVGGTSVILAAANDADIKILNMYSRSPEAFCMYSIDETIKSAQDLKGKTIAGPVGTNLHQLLVAYLEKAEMTIDDVNYVNMSIADAKAALDGESVDVVLLAGPTAYKAKQQGYNLVTNGKGLTDAVIAVAIREDFYNNHKEEVELFVKAQENIIKYMNENYDKTMEIVAEELDLDKSAVEEMYKQYDFSIETTDEDRKAFQNIADFMFKTGMIEEEFKTEELFIK, from the coding sequence ATGAAATTAAATAAGTTAATAAAAGGAAAATTATCATTGCTACTGGCAACCGGAGTATTAATGATATCAATGGTTGGATGTACAACAACAAAAGAATCAACTTTAGATAAGTTAGTAATAACACATGTAACGTCGCCTTTAAATGTACCAAGTATAATACAAAAAAATAAAAATATATTTGCAGATGAGTTCAGTGGAAATGGTAAAGATATAGCTATTGAGTATGCTGAAATAACATCAGGAGCTGATCAAACTCAAGCATTAGCATCAGGTGATGTTGATATATTATATGCTGTTGGAGGAACTTCTGTAATTTTAGCAGCAGCAAATGATGCAGATATAAAAATATTAAATATGTATAGTAGATCACCGGAAGCATTCTGTATGTATTCTATCGATGAAACTATAAAATCAGCACAAGATTTAAAAGGTAAAACTATAGCAGGACCAGTTGGAACTAACTTACACCAATTATTAGTAGCATACCTTGAAAAAGCTGAAATGACTATAGATGATGTTAACTATGTTAATATGTCTATAGCTGATGCAAAAGCAGCTTTAGATGGAGAAAGTGTTGATGTAGTATTACTTGCAGGACCTACTGCATATAAAGCAAAACAACAAGGATACAATTTAGTAACTAATGGAAAAGGATTAACAGATGCAGTAATAGCAGTTGCAATTAGAGAAGATTTCTACAATAATCACAAAGAGGAAGTTGAATTATTCGTGAAAGCTCAAGAAAATATAATAAAATACATGAATGAAAACTACGATAAAACTATGGAAATAGTTGCCGAAGAACTTGATTTAGATAAATCAGCAGTTGAAGAAATGTACAAGCAATATGATTTCTCTATAGAAACTACAGATGAAGATCGCAAAGCGTTCCAAAATATAGCAGATTTTATGTTTAAAACTGGAATGATTGAAGAAGAATTTAAAACAGAGGAACTTTTTATAAAATAG
- a CDS encoding dicarboxylate/amino acid:cation symporter, with the protein MNKKISNSGNKLAIKMAISLSLGLLVGIGCIFLRESVGSDSNLWTTLNNLLFQDISVEGVTNAIGIFYILGQLFVKALQLVIVPMVFTSITLAMCKISDTKKLGRISYKTILGFVITSVCALILAGTIGFIIKSMGLFTANVDNIAAKAATANSNNPLMIVVNAIPSNITEAFSSNGSVLAIVFVAVATGLSINVLGDKIKVLKNILEDVNQIITVFLSFIITKFGPFAIFVLITRTFAIYGIDNLKPALVYVVTTVCALLIFLVFGYAAFVGIGAKVNPVKFVKKIGKVALFGFSTSSSAATLPLNTKTTVEELGVSEDVASFILPLGMTINMNGTAIMQVIAAIFIASSAGYDVTVSNIVVIALLALIASIGTPAAPGAGAIILFTVLTGMGYNNDAAILAYSLILAINRPIEMLVTSLNVVGDSATCLVVAKSEGMFDKDIYNSENAVNVEFSE; encoded by the coding sequence GTGAATAAGAAAATTAGTAATAGCGGTAATAAATTAGCTATAAAGATGGCAATTTCATTATCATTAGGTTTATTAGTAGGAATAGGTTGTATATTCCTAAGAGAATCTGTAGGTTCTGATAGTAATTTATGGACAACTCTTAATAATCTATTATTTCAAGATATTTCAGTAGAAGGTGTAACAAATGCAATTGGTATATTCTATATCTTGGGACAACTTTTTGTTAAAGCATTACAATTAGTAATTGTTCCTATGGTATTTACATCAATTACCCTTGCAATGTGCAAGATAAGTGATACTAAGAAACTTGGACGTATTTCTTATAAGACAATTTTAGGATTTGTGATTACATCAGTCTGTGCACTTATATTAGCAGGAACAATTGGATTCATAATAAAAAGTATGGGATTATTTACAGCTAATGTTGATAATATAGCAGCAAAAGCTGCAACTGCAAACTCAAATAATCCATTAATGATAGTAGTTAATGCAATACCTAGTAACATTACAGAAGCATTTTCTTCAAATGGAAGTGTTCTTGCAATAGTTTTTGTAGCTGTAGCAACTGGACTTTCCATAAATGTATTAGGTGATAAGATAAAAGTACTTAAAAATATCTTAGAGGATGTAAATCAAATTATTACTGTATTTTTAAGTTTTATAATAACTAAGTTTGGACCATTTGCAATATTTGTACTTATAACTAGAACATTTGCTATATATGGTATCGATAATTTAAAGCCGGCACTTGTATATGTAGTAACAACAGTATGTGCATTACTAATATTCTTAGTATTTGGATATGCGGCCTTTGTTGGAATAGGGGCTAAAGTGAATCCTGTAAAATTTGTAAAGAAGATTGGGAAAGTTGCTTTATTTGGATTTTCAACATCGTCTTCAGCAGCAACACTTCCATTAAATACGAAAACAACTGTTGAAGAGTTAGGTGTAAGTGAAGATGTAGCTTCATTTATATTACCTCTTGGAATGACAATAAACATGAATGGAACAGCAATAATGCAAGTTATAGCAGCTATATTCATAGCTTCAAGTGCAGGATATGATGTTACAGTTTCAAACATAGTAGTAATAGCATTGTTAGCACTTATAGCATCAATAGGAACACCAGCTGCACCGGGAGCAGGAGCAATAATACTATTTACTGTTCTTACAGGAATGGGATATAACAATGATGCAGCTATACTAGCTTATTCATTAATTCTAGCAATTAATAGACCGATTGAAATGCTTGTTACATCATTAAATGTAGTAGGTGATTCAGCTACATGTTTAGTAGTTGCAAAATCTGAAGGAATGTTTGATAAAGATATTTACAACAGTGAAAATGCTGTTAATGTAGAATTTTCAGAATAA
- a CDS encoding D-2-hydroxyacid dehydrogenase, translating into MKKIVVLEKDTLGDLDFQLFNRFGEVVLYDRTNPQEVVDRIKDANIVFVNKVVLNESNLKEAKNLELICEVATGYNNIDINYAKANNIAVTNVAGYSTPTVAQHTFATLLSLYNKIGYYDDFVKSGKYSDSGLFTDLSKPFNDIEGKRWGIIGLGAIGRKVAHIADAFGAEVIYYSTSGRNNNDHYTRVGLEELLSTCDIISIHAPLNENTEGLINYNNLCKMKKNAVLINMGRGPIVVDEDLARAIDEEVIAGAALDVFTIEPVKKENPLLHVKNKENLILTPHIAWASVEARTRLLNEVVKNIESFYKGEIRNRIV; encoded by the coding sequence ATGAAGAAGATTGTTGTATTAGAAAAAGATACACTAGGAGATTTAGATTTTCAGCTATTTAATCGTTTTGGTGAAGTAGTATTATATGATAGAACTAATCCTCAAGAAGTAGTTGATAGAATTAAAGATGCTAATATCGTATTTGTAAATAAAGTTGTTTTAAATGAAAGCAATTTAAAAGAAGCTAAGAATTTAGAATTAATATGTGAAGTTGCTACAGGATATAATAATATTGATATAAATTATGCTAAAGCAAATAATATTGCAGTTACTAATGTAGCAGGATATTCAACTCCAACAGTAGCGCAGCATACTTTTGCTACATTATTAAGTCTATATAATAAAATTGGATACTATGACGATTTCGTTAAGAGTGGTAAATATAGTGACTCAGGTTTATTTACAGATTTAAGTAAGCCTTTTAATGATATTGAAGGTAAAAGATGGGGAATAATTGGATTAGGTGCTATTGGAAGAAAGGTAGCTCATATTGCTGATGCTTTTGGTGCTGAAGTCATATACTATTCAACATCAGGAAGAAATAATAATGACCATTATACTAGAGTAGGTTTAGAAGAATTATTAAGTACTTGTGATATTATTTCAATACATGCCCCATTAAATGAAAATACTGAAGGATTAATAAATTATAATAATTTATGTAAGATGAAAAAAAATGCAGTATTAATAAATATGGGACGAGGACCAATAGTTGTAGATGAAGATTTAGCACGTGCTATAGATGAAGAAGTAATAGCTGGAGCAGCATTAGATGTATTTACAATAGAGCCAGTTAAAAAAGAAAATCCATTGTTACATGTTAAAAATAAAGAAAATCTTATTTTAACACCACATATTGCATGGGCATCAGTAGAAGCGAGAACTAGATTACTAAATGAAGTGGTAAAGAATATTGAGAGTTTCTATAAAGGGGAAATTAGAAATAGAATAGTTTAA
- a CDS encoding class I SAM-dependent methyltransferase: MKIAVTTTRESDEILNNKAKVISKDLNIPYIKRENYSIRKTIIEDDFDYLLVVEKDRIVIKNEDSTLFWHPSMAEFKIKSIKQGDNVAIMEATQLEEGDSILDCTLGLAGDALIFSAIVGKSGSVVGTEVNKYIAYLCKCGLENYTDINGESITNIKVINESYEKYLSKQSDNSFDVVYFDPMFKEPNKKSTSINSFRDFARHRGLTREIILEALRVCKKRVVIKERRGFNDLDNLGIGKYYGGKKNGSIIYGVIEKKI, translated from the coding sequence ATGAAGATTGCAGTTACAACAACAAGAGAAAGCGATGAAATACTAAATAACAAAGCAAAAGTTATATCCAAGGATTTAAATATACCATATATAAAAAGAGAAAATTATAGTATTAGAAAAACAATTATTGAAGATGATTTTGACTACTTATTAGTAGTTGAAAAAGATAGAATTGTCATTAAGAATGAAGACAGCACTTTATTTTGGCACCCAAGTATGGCGGAGTTTAAGATTAAGTCAATTAAACAAGGGGATAATGTAGCTATAATGGAAGCAACACAGCTAGAAGAAGGAGATAGTATATTAGATTGTACATTAGGTCTTGCTGGAGATGCTTTAATATTTTCCGCTATTGTTGGAAAGAGCGGCTCTGTGGTTGGTACAGAAGTTAATAAATATATAGCATATTTATGTAAATGTGGGTTGGAGAATTATACTGATATTAATGGTGAAAGTATAACTAACATAAAAGTTATTAATGAATCTTATGAGAAGTATCTTTCAAAACAAAGTGATAATAGTTTTGATGTGGTATACTTTGATCCTATGTTTAAAGAACCTAATAAAAAATCAACATCAATAAATTCTTTTAGAGATTTTGCAAGACATAGGGGATTAACAAGAGAAATTATATTAGAAGCACTTAGAGTATGTAAAAAGAGAGTTGTCATTAAAGAGCGACGAGGATTTAATGATTTGGATAATCTTGGGATTGGCAAATATTATGGTGGAAAGAAAAATGGTTCTATTATATATGGTGTTATTGAGAAAAAAATTTGA
- a CDS encoding ABC transporter permease: MNKNKVIKTSISIITLVLIWSIVTKMELVSSYILPSPSKVLDSLLKMIKSGEIFEDIYISFVRVLKGFFIATLFAFVLAMVRVILPKCNDYYENIIQFLKNVPPLSLISLLILWFGIGETTKIGIIVLTAFFPIYLNTVKGFVSCDKKLLEVGEIYGYSKVNSFFKIRLPYAMSDILVGMRIGLGYSWRAIISAEMIAASSGLGHMILFAQQMSRTDKVIVGILVIGVVGYITDRLFALIIDKALKGSEENGWD, translated from the coding sequence ATGAATAAGAATAAAGTTATAAAAACATCGATTTCTATTATAACTTTGGTTTTAATATGGAGCATAGTTACTAAAATGGAGCTAGTTAGTTCTTATATTTTACCATCTCCATCAAAAGTATTAGATAGTTTGTTAAAAATGATTAAATCAGGAGAAATCTTTGAAGATATTTATATAAGTTTCGTAAGAGTTTTAAAAGGATTTTTCATAGCAACTTTATTTGCTTTTGTATTAGCAATGGTGAGGGTTATCTTACCTAAATGCAATGATTACTATGAAAATATAATTCAATTTTTAAAGAATGTACCACCATTAAGTTTAATATCTCTTTTAATTTTATGGTTTGGCATAGGTGAAACAACCAAGATAGGAATAATAGTGCTAACTGCATTTTTCCCAATATATTTAAATACAGTAAAGGGATTTGTAAGTTGTGATAAAAAACTATTAGAAGTTGGAGAAATATACGGATATTCAAAAGTAAATAGCTTTTTTAAGATACGACTTCCGTACGCTATGTCAGATATATTAGTTGGAATGAGAATAGGACTAGGCTATAGTTGGAGAGCTATAATAAGTGCAGAGATGATTGCTGCATCATCTGGTCTAGGTCATATGATTTTATTTGCTCAGCAAATGTCTAGAACAGATAAAGTTATAGTCGGAATTTTAGTAATAGGTGTAGTTGGTTATATAACTGATAGGTTGTTTGCACTTATAATCGATAAGGCTTTGAAAGGATCAGAAGAAAATGGATGGGATTAA
- a CDS encoding CPBP family intramembrane glutamic endopeptidase, with the protein MRIFKNNKNQIRSGWKIIIVFLSFYLITYTVSIIPMVIYMVKYMFQNLDINGGAFNINFDFSGIYDTSSSIGFVLFLIQCVSLIFSVVLFWKILDKKPIRDIGLKNIKKSFKELCLGLLFGALSMSIVFLILILTGSAKVTTSFINPNFSMSLVTSLILFIFVGISEEMFSRGYCIKVLEQTNKKWIPLIVSSAIFSIMHGVNPGVTILSIINIFLVGILLGYMFIKTNNLWLPIGYHITWNYFQGNVFGFLVSGTTTEGLYTTESIGNTIISGGNFGPEGGIIVTIVVLISILLVYFLTNKNSNIGDNIS; encoded by the coding sequence ATGAGAATTTTTAAAAATAATAAAAATCAAATACGAAGTGGATGGAAAATAATAATAGTTTTCCTATCATTTTACTTAATAACATATACTGTATCAATTATACCAATGGTTATTTATATGGTAAAGTATATGTTTCAGAATTTAGATATTAACGGTGGAGCATTTAACATTAACTTTGACTTTTCTGGAATATATGATACGTCATCATCAATAGGCTTTGTTTTATTTCTTATTCAATGTGTATCATTGATTTTTTCTGTAGTACTATTTTGGAAAATTCTAGACAAAAAGCCGATAAGAGATATTGGATTAAAAAATATAAAAAAATCATTTAAAGAATTATGCTTAGGATTACTTTTTGGAGCACTTTCAATGTCTATTGTATTTCTTATTTTGATTCTTACTGGAAGTGCTAAGGTTACAACAAGTTTTATTAACCCCAATTTTTCAATGTCATTAGTTACCTCATTAATTTTATTTATTTTTGTAGGAATTAGTGAAGAGATGTTTTCAAGAGGATATTGTATAAAAGTTCTTGAACAGACTAATAAAAAATGGATCCCATTAATTGTATCATCAGCAATTTTTTCAATAATGCATGGAGTAAATCCTGGAGTTACAATATTATCTATTATTAATATATTTTTAGTAGGAATTTTGTTAGGTTATATGTTTATAAAGACAAATAACCTGTGGTTACCTATAGGATATCACATTACATGGAATTATTTTCAAGGCAATGTTTTTGGGTTTCTAGTAAGTGGAACTACAACAGAAGGATTATACACTACAGAGAGTATAGGTAATACCATTATTAGTGGAGGAAATTTTGGCCCAGAGGGTGGTATTATAGTTACAATAGTAGTATTAATTTCTATATTATTAGTATACTTTCTTACAAATAAAAATAGTAACATAGGTGATAATATTTCTTAG
- a CDS encoding iron-hydroxamate ABC transporter substrate-binding protein, protein MKRKLLKALALACVTSVFLMGCSNKGNESNNKVSTDTVTVTDVRGEVEIPKDPKRIVDLSGNSDILSILGYKVIGTANSDAYDYTKFPAYLEDTLKGAEILGYSMQDTMDVEAVMNLNPDLIVISTVQEKMYDQLNKIAPTVMIQLEALNWKDDVKQFAKVFNKEDEANKWLSDYEAKAKEAGEKIKSQYGENTTYLSFLASGGQFFIFDGAGFGSVLYEDMALGKPSGMPEQTDISLPVVTYEGLASIDTDYIFLIATDEDLAQLESNAIWNNLPAVKEGKVVVLGASPYFNQGYSCIGRDLLVDEIGEMLNETK, encoded by the coding sequence ATGAAGAGAAAGTTATTAAAAGCATTAGCCCTAGCATGTGTAACAAGTGTATTCCTTATGGGATGTAGCAATAAAGGAAATGAAAGTAATAATAAGGTATCAACTGACACTGTTACTGTTACAGATGTAAGAGGAGAAGTTGAAATACCTAAAGATCCAAAGAGAATAGTAGATTTAAGTGGTAATAGTGATATCTTATCAATTTTAGGATATAAAGTTATAGGAACAGCTAATAGTGATGCGTATGATTATACTAAGTTTCCAGCATATTTAGAAGATACATTAAAAGGTGCAGAAATTTTAGGTTATAGTATGCAAGATACTATGGATGTTGAAGCTGTTATGAATTTAAATCCAGATTTAATAGTTATATCGACTGTTCAAGAAAAAATGTACGATCAATTAAATAAAATAGCACCTACAGTTATGATTCAATTAGAAGCTTTAAACTGGAAAGACGATGTGAAGCAATTTGCAAAGGTATTTAATAAAGAAGATGAAGCAAACAAGTGGTTATCAGATTATGAAGCAAAAGCTAAGGAAGCAGGAGAAAAAATTAAATCTCAATATGGTGAAAATACAACATATCTTTCGTTCTTAGCAAGTGGTGGTCAATTCTTTATTTTTGATGGTGCAGGTTTCGGTAGCGTATTATATGAAGATATGGCTCTTGGTAAACCATCAGGAATGCCAGAACAAACTGATATCAGCCTTCCAGTTGTAACTTACGAAGGATTAGCATCAATTGATACAGATTATATATTCTTAATAGCAACTGATGAAGATTTAGCACAACTAGAAAGCAATGCAATCTGGAACAACTTACCTGCAGTTAAAGAAGGTAAAGTAGTAGTATTAGGAGCATCACCATACTTTAACCAAGGATATAGTTGTATAGGAAGAGATCTATTAGTAGATGAAATAGGTGAAATGTTAAATGAAACAAAGTAA
- the pyrE gene encoding orotate phosphoribosyltransferase, with translation MQQYKKDFIEFMVESNVLTFGDFVTKSGRKTPFFVNTGNYRTGKQLKRLGEFYAKAIKENFPDDYNIVFGPAYKGIPLSVTTTIALSDMYDIDVNYCSNRKEVKDHGDTGILLGSKINDGDKILIVEDVTTAGTSIYETMPILKSQGNVDVTGLIISVDRMERGKGEKSALSQIREEFGFKTCAIVTMEEVREYLYNKEINGKVIIDDEINKRIDEYYAQYGAKED, from the coding sequence ATGCAACAATATAAAAAAGATTTTATTGAATTTATGGTTGAAAGTAACGTATTAACTTTTGGTGATTTTGTAACTAAAAGTGGAAGAAAAACACCTTTCTTTGTTAATACAGGTAACTACAGAACAGGAAAACAACTTAAGCGATTAGGAGAATTTTATGCAAAAGCAATAAAGGAGAATTTTCCAGATGATTATAACATAGTATTTGGTCCAGCTTATAAAGGGATACCATTATCAGTAACAACTACAATAGCTTTATCAGATATGTATGATATAGATGTTAATTATTGTTCTAACAGAAAAGAAGTTAAAGATCACGGAGATACTGGAATACTTCTTGGAAGTAAAATAAATGATGGAGATAAAATTCTTATTGTAGAAGATGTTACAACTGCGGGAACTTCAATATATGAAACAATGCCGATCCTTAAGAGTCAAGGAAATGTAGATGTTACTGGATTAATAATTTCTGTAGATAGAATGGAAAGAGGTAAGGGAGAGAAGTCTGCTTTATCACAAATTAGAGAAGAATTTGGATTTAAAACTTGTGCTATTGTTACTATGGAAGAAGTTAGGGAATATCTTTATAACAAAGAAATCAATGGAAAAGTAATAATTGACGATGAGATAAATAAAAGAATAGACGAGTATTATGCTCAATATGGTGCAAAAGAAGATTAA
- a CDS encoding ABC transporter ATP-binding protein, which yields MDGIKLLNVSKFYTVEKESMKVLNGIDLNIPSNKITVILGRSGCGKTTLLRLVSGLEEFDQGEILGANSKKKAYVFQEDRLMPWLDVKKNITFGIRNKDIDNSKIDDIIETVGLKKFYNAYPRQLSGGMKQRVSIARAFACNPDFIMMDEPFSALDFFTREQMQKELLKIHQTSKCSILFVTHSIDEALILGDKIIVLEKGVIKSQYEIEEKSSTRDLLNSKFVKLKKKIIDDLKVI from the coding sequence ATGGATGGGATTAAATTATTAAATGTAAGCAAGTTCTATACTGTTGAAAAAGAAAGCATGAAAGTTCTAAATGGAATTGATTTAAATATACCATCAAATAAAATAACAGTAATTTTAGGTCGAAGTGGGTGTGGAAAGACTACTTTATTAAGACTTGTATCAGGTTTAGAAGAATTTGATCAAGGAGAGATATTAGGTGCTAACTCAAAAAAGAAGGCATATGTATTCCAAGAGGATAGATTAATGCCATGGCTAGATGTAAAAAAGAATATAACATTTGGTATACGTAATAAGGATATAGATAATAGTAAGATTGATGATATTATTGAAACTGTAGGACTTAAAAAATTCTATAATGCATATCCAAGGCAATTATCAGGAGGTATGAAACAAAGGGTATCAATTGCAAGAGCTTTTGCATGTAATCCAGACTTTATAATGATGGACGAGCCCTTTTCAGCACTAGACTTTTTTACAAGAGAACAAATGCAAAAGGAATTACTGAAGATTCACCAAACATCAAAATGCTCAATTTTATTTGTAACTCATAGTATAGATGAGGCACTTATTCTTGGAGATAAAATAATAGTTTTAGAAAAAGGTGTTATTAAATCTCAATATGAAATTGAAGAAAAAAGTAGTACAAGAGACTTATTAAATAGTAAGTTTGTTAAATTAAAAAAGAAAATAATTGATGACTTAAAGGTTATATAA